A segment of the Zalophus californianus isolate mZalCal1 chromosome 15, mZalCal1.pri.v2, whole genome shotgun sequence genome:
ACCTCCTGAAATAGAGTATTCAGGCAGTCTGATTGGGGAAGCTGATGGGGCCGTAGGTGAtaattccttaaaacaaaaaaccctttatAGTTGTATAATAAGTAAAAATtagatacaaaatatatgtatacctTTCCACGTAAAATATAACTTCTACCTTAATTTGGGTATTTAGACAGCAGATCTGTAGGAAAGATTTTTGAGAGGACCTGCCTTTTCAAATGACTATTCCTTAGCCCTTGTGAATTTTTCACTCCTCCATAGCTTTAAGGAAATACTTTAAGGGAAAGGCTTTAAGTTCTtgctttaaatgattttttttttttttttgcagtttagTAGAAACAAGTATGTACATTATAATAAAGTATGGGAcgaatgtgtgtatatgtgtcaggcacagagagaacaaagaagggagaaatagaagGCAGAGTCCCTAACGTGGGGTTTAAAGGATGATTAGGAGCAAGATcgaggaggaggaaaaaggcaTTTCAGGTAGAAGGAATGGCATATGGAGGCACAGGGACCTACATGCAGCTTAGGAGTGAAGGGGGTAGAGGGCAAAAACAACGTCTTGCCTTCTAGGGAGCTAGGATTTTAATCCTGTCAAGTCACATTTACAATTCATTTGTCTCTCAATTTACAAAGCCTTTCTGGTCATTTTTCTCCATTGATAACTGTAATCAAACCATACTTGAACATTCATTCTTTCCTGGAATGTTTATATAAAGTCTgcaattaaagaggaaaaaacataagaaaaaaaaaagacccaaatttcaaataaatttacaaattatcTTCTGTTAGTGGCTGGCCACTCGTTTTAGAAGAATACAAAATGAAACATCAAAAGTTAACATTTCTTGAATTCTTACTGTGTGCAAAGGCATTGAGCTTTACACACATGGTTTCATTGAAATCATATGACACTTCCTAGTGTtgattacccccattttacaggtggtgGTGACAGAGGCTTAAATAGTTTGTCAAGGTCATCTGGCTACAAGcgacagagccaagatttgaatgCAAGTTGTCTAACTCCAGGCCCCATGCTTTTAGTACCTGCCACATTGTATATCAAATTTGGTACATGTATCCTTGGAAACAAGGGTGACCTCTGTCTCTCCATTGTTTTCTCTGTAGGGCTTAGTGTTCCGGTTTACActgcgtgtgcatgtgtatgtgcatacatgtgcacacatacaggCAAAGCAACATACCATCAAAATATATAGCATACTAGGATTGTGTTGCACATACTATGGAGTACTAAGGAAATTACAGTAGAGACATAAATAAGAACTTGGCATTTCCaagtatattttgtatttaaacatTCTATTAAGAGCAATTTAGTACAGTAAGGGTAAGTTGATAAAACCATGTGATTTTTAAGTCCCAGTTGTGAACTCAAAATCTATCAAtggatttttatcttaaaaaatcaatagTGCTTAATAAGAATTCTCCTGAGAAGAAGTTTTGGCTTTGGGAAATAGTTGTCTGTTCATGAGAGATGCCAGAAATTGTTCTTTGGGCTCCTCATGTTTTCACAGATGGAGATGAATTAGGGGCTGTAAGTGTATGACTTCCCAGTGTTACGACGTGATTCAgtagcaaacaaaaacagaacctgCCCTTTCTATGTATCCTACCTAATTCAGCTTGATGTTTAAGGCCAACCTGTTTCTATATAAAGAGACTTAAAATTCAGATCCAAAAGTTCAGAACTTCTGAACtagctgtttgaaaaaaaattgtttttaattgtaaGTGTATACAAAATTTtgatgttatgtgtatttttcttgATCATGTTCCCATTTCTGTATAAATGGCTCTTATTTTGAATTATACATAGACATTAGTTAATAgaatatatttcagaatattgATTCCATTTTTGAATAAGAACATGGCAAAAAGAATCACCTACATCCTGGCAAAGATAATTACATACCAATTATATACCACTTAAGTGTGTAGTTcagatttttctctcattttgaatTGGAATAGAGAAATAGCAAAGGCATTTTAGGTACAAATAGGCAGTTTTAAATTGTTTGAAtgtttgatgaattttttttattattatttagatgaTAAAGCCCCAGTGACAGATACAAATATTCCCTCTCATCTGGACCAGATGTTAGGTATTTTGCTACAGGAAGAACGGGAGCGAGAGTTCGGAGTGACAGGGCCGTGTATGGAATATTTGCTTCATCACAAGATCTTGGAAACGTTATATACCTTAGGAAAAGCTGATGTAAGTTCCTATCCACATGTTCTTGGGCATGTAATACATGCATTAATGTCTTAGAGGTAAAGAAGCTGCAAGTACTAAATTTAATTATAGAGGTATGTATTAAGCATGGTGGAATCCAAGTCAGGactgtgaaaaacagaaaatgtgcaGCCTGCACAATGTGACTGTCCAGAGAGCCAGCAAAGCCCTAGGATGCTCTAGGCGACAACTGGTCCTCAGGCTTGCTGAGAATTACAGtgtaaacatttatgaaaatatgctcaaggGCATGTACTCAGAATCAAAGGACGTGAGAAGGAACCCAGTGTAAACTGGGTTAGGAAAATAGGGCTTATTTTGCATAatccagaaagaaaatgtcaCTGATTATTCTGACATTACCTCTACCAAGGAGTGGAGCCACGTTAAGTTTTTAGGCCTCATGAATCCTGAGAAATCTTTGCAAAACTGGTATTTATGATATAAATAATATTCTGTACCAGGAAACtttaaaactacataaaaagGCAAGTTTCAAAGCCTGTGGGGGTGCGAGGGAAAGGGAAGAACTTTGGAGTGCGGTTGGGAGGCCTGGCTTTGCCACTAACGCTATGACCTTGAACGTCCCTTTGGTTAACCTTCTTTCTCTTTAACGTTTGAACAGGTGATCACGGAGGGCCTCCCTCAAGTCTCAAAATCTGTGCTTTTGTTCTGTGAATTTctataatatatgtgaaaatcaaactggaaaaaaaatcaacatgtttAAACACCAAATAGAGTTATGAGTAGTGGTATTACGGAAAGTTTCCTTTTAACTAAGTCTGTAGTACTCCCAattcattttaagttaaattcatgcaatttatatttttgaggCAGGATATCTGCTCCCCTATCGTGTGGAGAGAGGGATGGTACAACACTAAGTTGAATAcagattaattgatttttgagtgAAGGTCAATAATTGTAGCACCCggcaaattaatttttatatcgGTGATTGTAAATGTTACAGGTCTATCTGAATAATGCAAAGTATTTGCTATCTAGAAAAAATACTGTGCATGAGATTATCGTTTATACCATTTCCAGGTAGCATGTCTATGAGGATGCTTTGGAAATGCTCATTTTGTGACTGTATTTTAATTGCAAACAGTATAAGCAGGTTAGTGATAGAACACATAACCTTGTTAGTTTGTGCTCTCTTAACCCACAGCGTAAGCAATCATCAGGTTTACCTAGTTTTCAGCAAAGATTTAAAGCATGGCATGTTAtaaaaacttcctttttaaatattcattgtttATAATAATCATAATGTAAATAATTTTGCAACTAATGCAAAACAGCCATAGAGTTAACCATAATAGTTCGGGGTTACCCTAGCATTTAGAATACAAACAGGTTGATGTTGCCCAAACTGATTTCAACAGCGTGTCGTTACCATGCTGTCTGTCATCACATCAGCCTGCAGTTCCATTGGCTGTATTATACAGTCCCagatgtaattttatttctagaatgccAGTCATTAATATTTGGTGGAGAATTGTATATTGAAAGACTCATTAATCGGCTGGTTGCATTGACTTTTGAGGGTGAAATACATTCACATTCCTATTCTTTAAGCTTTTTGAGTAAGCATGTTTGTATCGTCTGTTCTcccttgtttgcttttctgttctttgCGCCCAGTGTCCCCCAGGGATGAAGCAGCAGGTGCTGGTGTTCTACACTAAACTCTTGGGGAGGATCCAGCAGCCGCTGCTCCCGCACATTAACGTCCACAGGCCGGTGCAggtattttcttctccttctccaaaCAGCATTGGGTTCCGTTTCTTTTCATGTATAAATACTTTAATGTGATTgttctgagatgaaaaataataaaggaaatttttccaaaaataacGTGTAAATTAGCAAATACTTGAGCTTCTGGTATGCAGCACGTTGTATTATATgctctatttttctcttaaagtttTATACATTAGTTTTTCCTTTAACTTATCTCTTCGACATCTCAAGGGGTTTATTGTGTGCTTATGAATTTTCTAGGGtgatatatttgaaaaacttACTAGTAAATCTCTTTTGTTGGAAGTGATGGTAAATAGTGTTCTGTCTGCAGAATGCAAGGTATTTGCATTATATGAAAATTGTAAATACTCTTAAGGCAAACAGATGGCTATTTATGTACCTGTAAAAAGTAACCCaagtttgaaacattttttttaaattttttaacagaaattaatTCGACTGTGTGGTGAAGTACTTGCAACACCAACGGAAAATGAAGAAATCCAGTTTCTCTGTATTGTATGTGCAAAGCTGAAACAAAATCCCTacttggttaatttttttctggaggtATGGTACTTGTCAACCTTCGAAGCATGCTTATATTACAATTATTTTGAGAATTGAATTCTGTAAATAATATTAGAAGGAATTACATTTTGTGGGTATCAGATGGCTTGTTTCACTTCccagaattatttttcattgacGATCACTGTTTGTTTTAACCTGAAATCTTTTGAGGAAGCCACTCTTCAGAGAAAGTAGTTGAGCTGATCTACAGGGCAGTGCAGGGCCTGGACAAATACAGACTCAAGGCTTAGCAGGGATGCAGCTTGAAGGGGAAAATCAGGGAGAGTGAGTCAGGAGCTTATAAACTATCATGTTATCAGCCAGGTCTGCTCTAGTGCGGAGCACGGGTAATCTGGCCTGGGGTCTGTGTGCGGATTGGGGCAGGATGCGCACAATCCCGAGTGACCTCTCCAGCCTGGTATAGCAGTGGCAGTTGCTCTAGTATTCCGCCCTGTCTCTTCTTAGCCCTAGTCGGTGGATCATACTTTACGTATTCCATCAATCAGTGTTTTGGGTTTTACTCCcagttttaaattagaaaatacttcgTGTACTTTCTTCTGtcattcacttctttttttctgcagtGAAGTCATTTAGGAATGTAGTAGAAAAATTagtttggggggcacctgggtggctcggttggttaagtgtctgcctttagctcaggtcatgatcccagggtcctgggatcgaatccctcatcgggctccctgctcagcggggagtctgcttctccctcttcctcttctcctttgccCACttacgctgtctctctctcaaataaataaaatcttgaaaaaaacagaaaaaattaattttgctaggtttttttaaaaatctttttgttttctttttctttttgtctttctttccctagATTAGGTACAAGTGAGGTACAGTGCAGTTTGCTCTTTTTGGTCTGTGGTTCTCTTGAGTTTAACAAACCCACGGTCATGTAGCCACCACCAGCCTCAAGCGACACAGCAGGCCTGCCAGCCTCCCGCGGCTTCCTTggagcccctctccctccaccccatcctcAGCGATCACTGATGTGGTTCTGTCGTAGGTTTCCTCTTTTACAGAAAGTCACACAAATGTGATCAGCTTTCacgtctgcctttttttttttttttttccttagcataatgcatttgagattcaaaGATGAGTTTGGTCCCTGATACTGTTGAGTGATATCCCGTGGCGTGGGTGTATCACAGTTGTTTATTCATCCACCCGTTGAGGGACGtggggttgtttccagtttgggcaaTTATGGGTAAAGCCACTGTGCACATTCACACGCGGTTTTTTTCTGAGGACTTAGGTTTTCACTTCACTTGGGTAAACACCGAAGAGTAGGATTGCTGGACCCTGTGGCAAGcgtgtatttattttcataagaacCTGCCAAACTGTTTTACCCCTTATCGTTTTGCATCCTGTCAACGATGTGTGCGAGCTCCTGTTGTTCCCCATCCTGTCAGAGTGAGCGTTGTCagggtcttgtttttaaaaattttagccattctagtaggtgggTTTGTTTGCCGCTTCACTCTATTGACTAAGTCACCCAAGATCCTCTTCTGCACTCTTACTGAAGACAGGTGAGCAGCCAAGCTGCAAAAGTGCATGCATTTAAGTTTTTAGGTAGCGATAAAGAGGCCGAATGCCAGTTTTTCATGGTGGGTGTCCTATTTTGAAGGTTTGTTTCAAAATGGCTGAAATACACTTCTGATTTCAGATTCTAAGGGTTTATTACAGGTTTTTTAGGTTTTGGGATATAAATGTAGCAAATAGCTCAATCTGGCTGTCTGAGATTTTTCCTCTCAAAGTTCACGTTAGTTACTTAAAGTTTTCTTAGATACCCTAGTTACTTTTGATGCTTGGATTTTTGCCCCAGCTTGAGCTTTAAGGACTTTTTCTCAAGAATCCCTGAAACTCGTTCAGAAGGACACAGCCGTCGATCAGAAGCAGAGAAAATTTATGGGCGTACATATGCTGATGGAGAGATAGGTgtcctctgttttcctgtctccaCAGAGACAGTTCCATTTAGATCTCACTACAAAGAATGCCCGGTTTTAAAGCGCATACTTCTCCACAGCCTGAGGTAGTAGGCATCTCCGTTTTCTCAAGACTATTCATAAGCTTTTAATGTGGTTGTTACAGTCTTCCTGTCATTAgagttatttaaatgtattttattttctcctgctggtcagtaagctccttgaggacaaggaCTCTGTTGCATTAATCTTTGGGTTCCCACAACTTGTCTAGTATCCAGTATAATGTATAATAACTGCTTAATTAGCACTTGCTGAATGAATTTTCAGAGAAATGCAGCTATGTTACTTATAAGTACAGAGAGTAATAAAAGTTCTTTGCAGTTGTCAGGCATATATCCCCTGAATTCTAATCTCTCTTTTCATGTAAAGCAGCTACTCTGTGCATCTACTATGGTTTAAGTGCCTATGGTAAATGAGTTAGGAACAGTCTTTGCCCTAAAGGAGTTCATAGTCTGGTGACAAGGGTAAGACTAATATTCAAGCTATAATCTGAGGTGGAGTAAGGTGAGTATCCTAAGAAGGATGCAAAGTAAAGATGCCTTAAGTCTTCCTCGGATGAAGGGATTACATCTGCTCTTAGGTTGTTGGGAAAGACTTCATGGAAGAGTTTATCTTTGATTTGAGCCCTGACAGATGTTCAGATAAGAGTGGGTGAACATACGTAAGGAAATGAAGATATAGAAGTCTGTGGTGTGTTCATGAAACAGTATAAAATTAGGATATGTGATAAGAAATGGGCCTGGAGAGATGGACTAGGAAGGATCAAAGGCTTTGAATGGCAGGATGAAGAATCTGAACATAGTTGAAGTCACTGGGGAGCCACCGAAGGTTTTTGAGCAGGGATGTTACTACATGATGGTGTCTGTACCTTAAGTCAGATTGATGGCAGCATCTTGTACAGTGGATTcctttgaaaggaaaaagaaaagcagaggaaaccAACTTGGAAGCTGAGGGAGTAACCCCGACGAGAAGTGGCAAGGACTGTAAGTTGGAGGCAGTGAGATGGAACGAAGTAAATATATTCCAGAGAGGCCAGAAGTAGGTGTTGTGTGGTCTTGTGCAGGAAGCAAGAGAAAGGATGATGAGTGCTTGAGTTTCTGAACCAGGAAGGTTGTTGCTAACAGAAAGGAGGGAGCCCTGAGGGAGCTTATGTTGAGGGGAAGATGGTAGTTACAGTTCTGGATGTTTTGAGTCCTCCTGGTATCCAATGGAGATAATTGGCAGGCATTGATCTTGCAAATCTGTGATTTGGGAGGGAAGTCTGGGTTCAAGAGATTTGGGGGTTATGTGTATAAATGTGCTGTGGCTATCATTAAAACCCCTGAAGTAGAAAGGGAACAGTTTTGGTAAGAACCAAAGTGTAAGACAAGGCAACAGTTCCTCATCATCTGGGAGCTTGCTAAAAATGCGGATTCCATCAcgacattgtacacctgaaatcaGTATAACATTGTCAACTATACCTCAGTAATATAAGTAAATAAGTTAAAATGTGGATTCCTTGGCTCTACCTCCAGATATTCTCATTCAGGTCTgggtgggacccaggaatctgcatttctctcAAGCCCCACAGATGACCGTGACGCCAACGGTCTTGagtcacactttgagaaacactcgTCTGAGAAGTGAATGCTAGTCCAAGATTATTCTTCCTTTGCCATTCTTATCTGAGGTACCATTTCCAACAATACTCACATTCATAAGGACTGTGATATGCAACTGATTTTATAGGAAATTGGGAAGTTGTTTGGAgtagttgttttcttttaacatgTGCTGTGGGCTCAATTTCACAAGAAGATTGGTCCAAACTATATCTTTAACTGTAATAAAAGTGATTTATAATAACTATAATATAACTTTGGAAATAGAACTCTGAATTCATTCAGTACTGAGTGCACCTCTGTGATGGGTGAAACACGGTGAGAGGCCCCTGAGGAGACTTCTAACCTGTGTGTGTGATTTGATTTTTGCTCTTAGGTTCAAATGGAAAGCAGAACGCttcccctgaaactaatgatttGCTTTGGttacaattcctttttttttttttttttaagactttatttatttgagagagagagcacacacaagccagagggtgggagggggagaagcagactccccactgagcagggagcctgacgtgggacttgatcccaggaccctggaatcatgatctgagctgaaggcagacacttaaccaactgagccacccaggcaccctgctttggttaagattctctttgtgtttgtgtgtgtgtgtattggggagGTGGGACCGACATTTCAAGTAAATCTTTTCTCATcaagaacactaaaaaaaaaaacaaaacactaataaAAAGGTCCTGAGAGTATTGAGTTCTTTTTATAAAGCAGAGGTACaggggaaacagaaaaatcatctTAGAAAACTGATCTTAGAAGAATCAACATCGAGGCTCTGTATTTTAAGTAGCCCAGTGATGAGAAGATGATTAATTCCAATTGAAACCTCCTGaatcttttttccccactaacATCAGTTGTTACTAAAAACAGTTGTTTTTAGCAGTAGTCATATAGTTATCACTAATACTGTTCACTGCTTTTGGTCATGGTAAACCGTTTTGTACTTAGTGTAAAGAGTGTTATAAATGCCTGggcaattttaaaatatctaaaacacaACTTGTTGACGTCtgagtgttttcatttgtcaTAACACTTTTTATCTATTGCCACATTGGCTAGACATTGAACGTGAGTTATAGAAAAACcgataaaaatatgatttctgtTTTATAAGTCTTTTGATACGAATCTTACAGAACATGTGTTCTTTTTCAGAATAAGTTGAAGTCATTGGCTTCCAAAGGCACACCAGATGTAATTTCAGAAGACTCACTGAAAGGTCAGGATTCCGTGTCAACAGACACGGGCCAGTTCTGTCAGCCAGAGGAACTGTCTGGTGCTGTGGGGCTGGAGCACACAGAGACAGAAGATGAGCCTCCTCAGCAGATGGATGAGCTGTCCACCAGCTTGGATAGCCTAGCCGTCAGCCCACTGCCTGAGGCCACGGTTGTTCGTCCAAACCAGGATTACAACTTAGTGAATTCCTTGTTAAATCTCACTAGAAGTCCTGTGAGTCTTCCTTACTCTTTCCCTTCCTTACTCTTTTAGAACTGTGATCTAACCTGATCACAGTTACGtgcatttgaaatagaaaaaaaaaaaaagtctattctttTAGTGTAAAACATTACATCTTTTTCAGTTGAATTTTTCCCAAACAACTTGACATACATCTAATTCAAGAATTGAAGGGGTCTGTGTGTTTTCCCTCAGGATGGCCGGATAGCTGTGAAAGCCTGCGAGGGCTTGATGCTGTTAGTCAGTTTGCCAGAGCCTGCGGCTGCCAGGTGCCTCACGCAGAGCACGTGCCTGTGCGAACTGCTGACAGACAGACTCGCCTCCCTGTACAAGGCCCTACCTCAGTCCGTGGACCCGTTAGATATCGAAACAGTGGAAGCGATTAACTGGGGGTAAGAATCATTACTTGTGTTTTCCCGTAGAAGCGACTTCTTAACACCTATACCTGTAAATTCGCTGCTATTTTGCAGGGATATAAATCTTTAGTTTTGGAAAATGTGACATTACTTGTGATCattaaatgggattattttctgaGGCTTGTTTTAAATGTGTTGCCAGTCAGGAGTGAACTGGTATGGGAACAATCCAGCTGTTACATAGTTAAGCTATTTTTCCATTATAATGAATAATTAAGACCTTAATTACATTAAAACCaataactttgatttttttttttttttggattcctgAGAGAGGGAACATCCTTTTGTAAATATGCCTCTCGGCAGTCTCAGTTTTGTGGCCCGCGTGTATGGACTCTCCCCTCCTACCCATCTTTTGGGGGTCCCCTGATTCTCATAGGAAAATGTGATTATCGCAGAACATTTATAAGTTTATAAGCAGCATGAGGAAAAGTACCCCAAATCCTGTCATCTATAAGCTGCCTAATGTTTTAGTATAATAACCTGTTACagtttttctctgcatttttaactCTTCCTTGGTTTTTACTAGTCTTTTTCCACCCGCTATTCTGCCAACATCGGTAGGGCAGAGCCACAGATTAACTTTACCGCTGTCCGGTGTTttaaggaggaagagaagcaggccacttgtttctttttgcaCACCCTCCTTTACCCTTTCTTCCACCCCAGCAGCTGAGAACCTCCCACACTTCCTTCCTGCCACTTGGTCAGATTTACCATGGGAGCATCAGGAGCTGTCTGTGTGGTTTTTCCTCTGCAGTTGCATTCTGTGTTagtctctctcttcccacttAATGAGTGCAAGTTATTTACAACTGTAATttgaaaggttttctctaatccTTGGCTTACTTTTATAAAACCTGCTTCTGGTGGTCATCCAGCACTGCCTGTATACATGTATCTTACTGCGTAAGTTCATTCACGGGCCTTCGTTGTTCCATGTGCGCTGAATTGGATTACCCCTTTGGGATTACTTTGGACTAAGCATTTCTTCTACGTCCTACAGCTTGGACTCATATAGTCATAAAGAAGATGCTTCAGCATTCCCAGGAAAACGAgccttaatttcatttctttcctggtttgATTATTGTGATCAACTTATAAAGGAAGCACaaaaggtttgattttttttgttacttattgataattttaaaatgtaaatgtctaTTAAGTAAAATTTTGTCAGTTTATATCCCTGAATATGTCTTAATTATCTTAGGATAGCACAgtcagtaaaataaatacaaccaaataagacaagaaaacgtgtgtgtgtgtgtgtgtgtgtgtgtgtgtgtagtacaACTCTGGAAGAAATCACAGTTCAAGTTCTGCAATAGAAAATTGTATTTACAATATTACAACAGAAAGCTCCATAAGGTGACATTGGCCTCCCTCCATTTCTCCTCTTTGGGGAGACGTTAATACTCTATGGGGATTGGGATAATATTTTTGTCCTGTTCACCTTGTTCCtgaaaatttagataaaatgtaaAGGACCCAGTAGCTAGCATCTAATCTAGGTTTATATGCCATCGACCGTCTCAATAGGCAAGTTTGTTTTTCCACATTAATTCAAATGGAGAATGCAAACTGACTTATTGATGTTacaaattaatttctcttttccgttaaaaaaagaaaaagatagcgaTGCTTTTTCCGTATTCTAGACCGCTGCTATTACTCTTGCCAAAGCTGTCCACGAAAGGTTTTTTATCGGAGTCATGGAACCTCAGCTGATGCAAACGTGAGTGGCCTTttcccttaaaaaacaaaaagttgctATTTCATGTCATTTTCCACACTAATGACGTGTTTGTTGTGCCCAGTTCTGAGATGGGTATTCTAACATCAACTGCTCTGCTCCATCGCATTGTTCGGCAAGTAACCTCTGATGTTTtgcttcaagaaatggtgttttTTATCCTTGGAGAACAGAGGGAACCGGAAACTCTGGCAGACGTTAGCAGACACCCTTTAAGACATAGGTTAATAGAGCATTGTGATCACATATCTGATGAGGTAAGCTGTGTAAGATTTAGAATGGGACTTTGAAGCGTAATTTTAATGTACTTGTGATGTTTTGAATATAGCTTCTTGATGTGGCTTTAAAATCAAAAGCATGACTTACAGGATGGCAAGAAGAATCGTTTATTCAGAGATGTTTTTCAGTTAGCCTTTATCATTTTGGTTTCAGATAAGCATAATGACGTTAAGAATGTTTGAACATCTTTTACAAAAACCCAACGAGCACATTCTTTACAACTTGGTCCTAAGAAATCTCGAAGAAAGAAATTATACTGAGTATAAGCCTGTGTGTCCAGAAGATAAAGATGTGGTGGAGAATGGATTGATAGCAGGAGCCGTGTAAGTCCTCACCCAGCCTTGCAAGCTTAGCATTTCCTACAGAACTgtcatcttctctctcctcctacGTCTGtcccttatttgtaaaaaaaaaaaaaaaaaaaaaaggcctctaACAGTTTAcaagatttttgaaaataaaatttagatgcCATGATATCACCATACCTTTAAATCACAAGTGGTATTCTTTAAACGGAACAAAATCAATATATTCTGGAGTTTGATGTttgtataaaatgttaatttccctataaaatgtaattctttaattcttttattagCAAAACCATGTAGTGTTTTCCAAGAACATGACAGAGAATCTCATTGgtttagaaaaatgtaataaaatgttgtcttttttatACATCATTCAATTAAACATAGAGATCTGGAAGAAGACCCATTATTTACTGACATTTCGCCGGATAACACTCTGTCAAATCAGGAGTGGCTTAGCTCTTCACCCCCTGCTACTCCAGACCACCCCAAAaatgatgggaaaactgaagtcCATAAAATTGTAAATAGGTGAGTTGCCGTATAAATTTGACTTACAtctcttttgcttgtttttata
Coding sequences within it:
- the FAM160B1 gene encoding protein FAM160B1 isoform X1, which translates into the protein MFSKFTSILQHAVEALAPSLPLQEDFVYHWKAITHYYIETSDDKAPVTDTNIPSHLDQMLGILLQEEREREFGVTGPCMEYLLHHKILETLYTLGKADCPPGMKQQVLVFYTKLLGRIQQPLLPHINVHRPVQKLIRLCGEVLATPTENEEIQFLCIVCAKLKQNPYLVNFFLENKLKSLASKGTPDVISEDSLKGQDSVSTDTGQFCQPEELSGAVGLEHTETEDEPPQQMDELSTSLDSLAVSPLPEATVVRPNQDYNLVNSLLNLTRSPDGRIAVKACEGLMLLVSLPEPAAARCLTQSTCLCELLTDRLASLYKALPQSVDPLDIETVEAINWGLDSYSHKEDASAFPGKRALISFLSWFDYCDQLIKEAQKTAAITLAKAVHERFFIGVMEPQLMQTSEMGILTSTALLHRIVRQVTSDVLLQEMVFFILGEQREPETLADVSRHPLRHRLIEHCDHISDEISIMTLRMFEHLLQKPNEHILYNLVLRNLEERNYTEYKPVCPEDKDVVENGLIAGAVDLEEDPLFTDISPDNTLSNQEWLSSSPPATPDHPKNDGKTEVHKIVNSFLCLVPDEAKSSYHVEGTGYDTYLRDAHRQFRDYCAICLRWEWPGSPKALEKCNLEATFFEGHFLKVLFDRMGRILDQPYDVNLQVTSVLSRLSLFPHPHVHEYLLDPYVNLASGCRSLFSVIVRVVGDLMVRIQRIPDFTPKLLLVRKRLLGLEPEGPIIDHITLLEGVIVLEEFCKELAAIAFVKYHASSTP
- the FAM160B1 gene encoding protein FAM160B1 isoform X2, which codes for MLGILLQEEREREFGVTGPCMEYLLHHKILETLYTLGKADCPPGMKQQVLVFYTKLLGRIQQPLLPHINVHRPVQKLIRLCGEVLATPTENEEIQFLCIVCAKLKQNPYLVNFFLENKLKSLASKGTPDVISEDSLKGQDSVSTDTGQFCQPEELSGAVGLEHTETEDEPPQQMDELSTSLDSLAVSPLPEATVVRPNQDYNLVNSLLNLTRSPDGRIAVKACEGLMLLVSLPEPAAARCLTQSTCLCELLTDRLASLYKALPQSVDPLDIETVEAINWGLDSYSHKEDASAFPGKRALISFLSWFDYCDQLIKEAQKTAAITLAKAVHERFFIGVMEPQLMQTSEMGILTSTALLHRIVRQVTSDVLLQEMVFFILGEQREPETLADVSRHPLRHRLIEHCDHISDEISIMTLRMFEHLLQKPNEHILYNLVLRNLEERNYTEYKPVCPEDKDVVENGLIAGAVDLEEDPLFTDISPDNTLSNQEWLSSSPPATPDHPKNDGKTEVHKIVNSFLCLVPDEAKSSYHVEGTGYDTYLRDAHRQFRDYCAICLRWEWPGSPKALEKCNLEATFFEGHFLKVLFDRMGRILDQPYDVNLQVTSVLSRLSLFPHPHVHEYLLDPYVNLASGCRSLFSVIVRVVGDLMVRIQRIPDFTPKLLLVRKRLLGLEPEGPIIDHITLLEGVIVLEEFCKELAAIAFVKYHASSTP
- the FAM160B1 gene encoding protein FAM160B1 isoform X3 yields the protein MKQQVLVFYTKLLGRIQQPLLPHINVHRPVQKLIRLCGEVLATPTENEEIQFLCIVCAKLKQNPYLVNFFLENKLKSLASKGTPDVISEDSLKGQDSVSTDTGQFCQPEELSGAVGLEHTETEDEPPQQMDELSTSLDSLAVSPLPEATVVRPNQDYNLVNSLLNLTRSPDGRIAVKACEGLMLLVSLPEPAAARCLTQSTCLCELLTDRLASLYKALPQSVDPLDIETVEAINWGLDSYSHKEDASAFPGKRALISFLSWFDYCDQLIKEAQKTAAITLAKAVHERFFIGVMEPQLMQTSEMGILTSTALLHRIVRQVTSDVLLQEMVFFILGEQREPETLADVSRHPLRHRLIEHCDHISDEISIMTLRMFEHLLQKPNEHILYNLVLRNLEERNYTEYKPVCPEDKDVVENGLIAGAVDLEEDPLFTDISPDNTLSNQEWLSSSPPATPDHPKNDGKTEVHKIVNSFLCLVPDEAKSSYHVEGTGYDTYLRDAHRQFRDYCAICLRWEWPGSPKALEKCNLEATFFEGHFLKVLFDRMGRILDQPYDVNLQVTSVLSRLSLFPHPHVHEYLLDPYVNLASGCRSLFSVIVRVVGDLMVRIQRIPDFTPKLLLVRKRLLGLEPEGPIIDHITLLEGVIVLEEFCKELAAIAFVKYHASSTP